Within Neovison vison isolate M4711 unplaced genomic scaffold, ASM_NN_V1 Scaffold_050, whole genome shotgun sequence, the genomic segment GATCCAATAGGCCATTTGAAGGAATCCATGGTTCCTACTCTGAATGAGGTGAGAACCTATTGGAGACGTTTAAGCAGTGAAATGGCATGATCTGAGATATGTATTTAAACTTCTATTTTAACAGGATCACCGTGTGTGGAGAACAGAGGCTAGGGGCAAAGAAGGGAAATCAGTAAGTAAACTATTAAAGTAGCCAGGTGGGAGAGGTGGTTTGGATTAATGCGGGTGGTGAAAAGGGGCTGAATTCAATGTATTTTGAGAGTAAAGCTGCAGGGTTTTCTGATAGGTTGAAtgtgaggtgggagggagaggcacgACGAATTACACCACAGTGCTTAGCCTGATCAGTTGCAAAATGGAGTCACCATTAACTGAGAGGAGATCGTAGGAATGACCCGGGGAgcggcggggcagagggagaagcaggctctcggcagGGAGCGTGACGCACaactcaatcccaagacgctgggatcctgacctgagccgactgagccacctaggcgaccCTGACTGAAGATTCCTTTTTCAGAGTCATTAGCTATTAGATGGATGGAAAGCCATGAGAATGGATGAGATTGTCTAAGGAATGAACACATAGAAAAGAGAAGTGTCCAAGGCCTGAGCCCTGCAACACCCCAGCATTTAGCGGAAAGAGAACGGGAAAAGAGCCAGCATGAGACTAGGaaggaaggcacctgggtggttcagtatgCTGAACGTCgtcctttggctaaggtcatggtcccagggtcctggaatggagtcctgcatccggctccctgctcagcagcaagcctgcttctccctccgtaCACGCCCCCATCCCTTGCCCccgggttctctctctctctctctctgctcaggctcttcctctctctctcaaattaataaataaaatatttaaaacaaacaaacaaaagagactAATAAGGAGTGGTCAGCAAGGCTGGGGCACGGGGAAGGAGCAGGAGTCAGATAAAGGTGGTATCCTGGAAGCCAAGAAAAGAGTGTATGTGAAAGGATTGTGGGAAAAGCTgggctgggagctcctgactggcCAAGGAGGAGAGGGGCCTGGAAAGGGTGTGTGGACTCAGCAGTGAAGAGGTCACTGGCTTTCTTGAGAAAAGCAGACACCGCCTGCTGGTGTTCCAGCACAAATTACCATTTCAAATGTATTTCATAGCCAGCTGAGTTGGGGAATTGCTGTGAGGGGCAGAAAGCCCTTCAGCACCCTCAGAAGTGGGACAGTCCCTGCAGGGTCCCCAGCAGATACAAAGCGTTCTTACCAGATTACCAGAGTGATCTTTTTGAAAGATAGAAATCAGATAAAATCACTCCCTTGCTCTGATGACTTCCTGTTTACATACCTGAAGTAAAATTCAAGCTCCTTGAAATACTGGGCATTTCCGAGTTTAATCTTGAATTCCCATCTTTTCTCTCCCTATGCTGCTTCCTCAGGCAATGTCTCAATAGCCATGGATGTAAACGCCATCTTTAGACTGAGGAATCCCAAATTTATCTCTAGCTCAGACCTCCCCATGAGTGCCACGCTCACACGATCTGTGGCTTACTTAACATCCTCACTTGAGTGTGATGGGACAGAAATTTAACATGACCAGAAGaactgttccccacccccaccccccgcaaaaaGGTGGTCCTTTGCCACCCCTAGTCTTCTCCATCTTCCCCATGTCAGTAAATGGCACCACCACCTAGACTGGCAAGAAAGGGGACCCCTTTCTTTCCAGACCCTACCCATGCTGCCCCCATCCTTCTCCTTCCTGTCAAAATCTATCAACAAGTCCTGGTGATTTTGATCTCCAACCTGCATTTCAattctcccctcttcttcccatCACCTCCCTTCTCAACTACAGTCAAAGTCTCCCAGTTAGTTTCTCCACCTTTACCCTTGCCCTGTTCCCTCCATTTTCTATATCCAGGCTAAAGTAATCTGAAAGCAAATCAAATCTGTCTGGTTAGGCTCTTTCAATGGCTTTCTGCTGTGCTTGGAATAAAATGCAAACCCTTACAGCAGCCTACCAGGTCCTGCCTGAACAGTCCTGATCTCTCTCCAGTTTCACGACACATTCCTCCCTCCCTTACCCGCTATGCTCCAGCCAAGGGGCCTCAATCAGGCCATGTTCTTTCCCACCTCTGGGCTTTAGAATAGACTGTTCCCTCTACCTGGCTGTTGTCACTTCACTCTTCATATGACCAGTGCTTTCCCTTCCCTAGAGCCAAGTGAAATGTCATCATCTCAGAAGAGCCTTTTCTGATGTCCCTACCCCAAACGGGCCTTCCCTGTTACTCATGATCTCAACTCCTTGTCTGTTTCCACAGCTGGTATTTTTACAGGTTGTGCTAATCTTGCaggttttggttttataaaaagcTGTTTCTTTCACTCCACAGGAGCTGGGTATGCCTGGTCCCCCAGTATGTGGCGCCTCACTAGGCATGAAGGAGACACTCAAATGTCTGCATGAATGAGCTCCAGTTTGGGGATGGTCTCTCCGGTTTGGGGCACCCAAATGACCCATTTTGTGGCTGTTGGTTGCTTTTTTCCTGTGTTAAAAATGTTGTCTCAACTCACCTGGATCTGAGGTTCTCAGATGTATGTCAGGTTTTTGAAGCAGCCAGGCTGGGAGGCCCCCCTGAGACAAACATAACGACAGCAGGTTTTGTTGTTTGGGGGGGTGCGGGTGCGTAAGAAGGGAGTATGTTGAATGCAGCACTGGAAGTGGCCCTACAGTGCAGGCAGATGGGAGGCGTGGAGGGACTGCCTGTGAATGGCTCTGGTTCTGTCCCTTCTCCTAACTCACCATGTCCCACTCTGCACAGATGTAAGGTCCTGGTCTCAGTATGACCAACAGGTTCGCTAAAGACGCCTCGTTCAGGAATGCAAAGAGGTCCCGGCTGCCATTAAAGTTATAGACCCCAGGCTGGGGCTCATGGTAGTTCCAGGGCACATaactgagaaagaaagaggttAACAGGGCCCAAGGTGGGGAGGTCCTGGGAAGCCTAAGGGCTTAGGCCTTGCAGGGAATCTCCAGGAAGCTGCCGGAAGGAGGTCCTGGCTCACCCTTTCCCACCCTTGGCCTGAAAGTCCCAGAGCTCTCATACCCAGCTGGTCTTCCTGTCCCCAAACCCCTTCTTACGGGGGTGGTAGGAAGGGTAAATCCCACCCTCCATGGCTCTCCTGAGTACTTCTTACAACTGTACAGCGTTGAGGCCACTCATTCGCATCTTGAAAAGCCGGTCTGCCCAAAGCACCCGTGGTACCCGAAAGTAGTGCAGGCTGCCAGACACGTAGCGGAACGGGGCCCCATCTAGGAGGAATCTGTCATTTTCCCGATCCACTACGAACGACCGAGTGCCTgcctgcaaagagagagagaccatgctCGGCAGGTCTGGAGtccgggagggtgggggggggggtgggcaggggagacGGGAGGAGGCGCAGTGTCGGTAGAGGAGGTGGAACTAGCCCTGCCCATTGTTCTGTGattttcactttccttctctcctgggCTCCGTCTCGTCCCGCCTCACCACACCCAGCCTGCTGACTCAGTCCTGTCATTTTACCTGGGGCAGCAGCAGCGTCAGAAGTGGCAACAGCAGGGCGGGAAGGCAGAGCGGCTTCTTGGGGGCCATGGCGCTAACAGAGCTCCTCTAGTCTGAGAGGGCGGTCCGGCTGTCACGTGGCGGATTCCTGGGAGGGAACCTCAGCGAGCAAGGGGGCGGCAACCTCAAGTTGCCAGCCAGTACCCTGGACTTGTCCACCCCACTACTCTGCTAGTTTGTAAAAATCCTCTGTATCTTGAATCTGATTCATCATCgccacctgggagcttgttagaaatgcagagtctcaggtCCTACCTCAGACCTATAgaatcagaatttgcattttaacaagattcccagATGATCCTAAAGACATTCCAGATTGAGAAGCACTGTCCTACTAAACTGAGCTCCCTGAGGGTGAAGAGTACCTTGTCCATCTTGAATCCTCAGCTTCTAGCAcggggcctggcacatagcaggttaAATCTAGACGAATGAATGTCAGAACCAGGGGGCTAAAACGGTTGAGAACCAAAAGAAACCAGATCTTTCCAGTGGTGTGAAAAGCGGGGGACCAAGTTGAAAGAGGACTCTTTTTCCCGGTGGCCCTGTACCACCTCAGCCATTCCGTCTTCTTTGGATGTGCACTGCTCTTCAATTTATCCCTGCCTCCCTGTGTGAGAGATGTCAAGGACAGCTACTTGGTGCTAAGGTTTGGGAGTTTGTGAATTTCCATGACTCCTGCCTTCACAGTCCCAAGCCTGGGATGTAAGGatcagaataagaaaaataaaataataataaaaatatcagtaattTGTTTATTGACACTGAGGGCTATGTCAGCTATTGTGCTAAGCACATCacatctcattttatcttcaaaaaaCTCCGTGCAGTTGataattattattcccattttacagatgaggaaattgagagacagaaattttaaataaccTGTTCAAGGTCACACTACTAGtttagcagagctgggatttgaactagGCCGTCTGGCCTCACAGTACGTGCACTTAATCTTAGGTACCACTGTACCTTGTTTACAATTAGGGagactgaggctctgagaagttaagtggtccaagaccacacagctagtaaCTAAGCTATTAAGACAGGATTTAGAACCTAGTCTGGCTCAAGAGCCTAAGGTCTCAACCACTGAAACTAGGGGAGTGGGATACAGGTCAGAGCCCCCAAGATTGTACTGATCAGAGCTGTAGGGGGTAGGAGTCCAGGCCGGCAGCACGCGCCCCAGCACCCGCCCCTCGGGGCTGGACTGTAGTCAGCTTCCTACCTCCGGCATTGGGAGATGGAGGTCCTGGGGGCCTCGGGCGGAGCCCGGCTTTGCTCCCTTTTGGCGTGGGTGCCTGCGTCTTGACCAGTACTGAAGGCCAGGTGCGGAACCCTCACCCGGGTCCTGGGACCCGTTCTCCCCCAGGCTTAGCCCGCCCCCGGTCTCTCAGCTCCGTGCCCCCACATTATCCCGAAGCCCAGCGGTTGCTAGGATACCGCGGGCCGTTACGCCGGCGCGGACTGATGACGTATCCACGTCTTCCGGTCCCCGGCGCTTCTTTACAGCCCGAGCcaggtcagtggggagtcggGGCTGGCCTTCCCGGGGCTCTGCGCGCAGAGGCCGGCGGTGGGCTTTCCTGAGGGGGTGGGCCCTGCCAGGGGTGGGTCTGGGCCTCGCACCCCGCCGGACTACCCTCTGCCCTGCGGTGGCACCCCGATGGCCGGGGGAGCGGCGGCCGCTCAGAGGTGGGCTAGGGTTGGAGGAAGCGGCCTTGCAGTCGCTGCGTGGCCGGAGGCTTTAAGGCACCCGACCCCAGCCTTCTTGGAGCTGGCGTCGCCAAGGCCCGTTTTCTCCACGTTCCGAGACCCGAGACCCGAGACCCGGGCGCCAGCTTTCCACATTAGTATTTGAGGGATCGTCTGGACCGTGCCTGACCCACGACCCTgctgttcttttccttccagcATGATCCGCTGGGCCCCCAGCGCATCGCCTGGAAGAGCCCACTCAACCTGGACGCAGCTGTCAGCAGCCTCCGACCGCCCTTGAGGAGGATGACTGAGACACTATGGGCCACGCGCTGTGTGTCTGCTCTCGGGGAACTGTCATCATTGACAATAAGCGCTACCTCTTCATCCaaaaactgggggaggggtgagtGTTTGGAAATCACTTAGCTAGTCCCCAGGGTTCGGGTGACTGAAGGACAGCAGTCTGCACGTGATAGGGGCATAGAAGTTTTATTCTCTTAACCTATCCTCTTAGCTCACCTCAGAGAGCCTAGTGACATGGTGGTCAAGGAAGTGGATTCTGGGGCCGGGGCTCCTGGATCCACCTTGTGTGACCTTGAAAAGCCATGGTTTCTTCATCTGCTTAATGGAGATAATTGTCTTTTGTTGGTGAtggagttgtgaggattaaatgagatattgcgTATAAAACACCTCACCCAGGGCCTGGCTCCCAGCACTTGGTAATGTTGACTGTTACTCATGtaatatttatggagcatttCTCATGTGCAGAACAGTGCATTATGACCAGAGTACCTCGAATTATGGTTTTCCTACTCTTGAGCTCAGAATGTAAAATCTTCAGACTTCTCTTGAAGCCATGTCTTGGGAGGGTTTCTGCCAGCTGGGAAAGatgcccccctccccttctccccagggaGTTCCTCGGGGTCCAAGCAGTGTGGGAGATGACCGTGGTCCTTCACTGACCCCTTTGGCCCACAGTGGGTTCAGCTATGTGGACCTAGTGGAGGGGTTACATGATGGACACTTCTACGCCCTGAAGCGGATCCTGTGTCACGAGCAGCAGGATCGGGAGGAGGCCCAACGAGAAGCAGACATGCATCGCCTCTTCCATCACCCCAACATCCTTCGCCTTGTGGCTTATTGTCTGAGGGAGCGGGGCACTAAACATGAGGCCTGGCTGCTGCTGCCCTTCTTCAAGGTCAGAAAGTCTCCTGGCAATGGAGGGGCTTGCAACAGAATCATCTACCGAGGGCTGTGTGAGTAGTCCAGCATGTTAGGAAGCAGAGACCGTGTCCTGGGGTTGGCCGCTGCAGATTTGGGGTTTAGAGGAACCCAAGTGGGACCGTGAGGTGTCTAGTGTGTGTGGTGAAAGAGTTGCTAGGAAAGGGATtaggaagaggaagcagaggctcagaAGATGGCCAACTATGGGGAAATTTGTGTTGCAGAGGGGCACGCTGTGGAACGAGATAGAAAGGCTAAAGGACAAAGGCAACTTCTTGACTGAAGATCAGATCCTTCAGCTGCTGCTGGGTATCTGCAGAGGCCTTGAGGCCATTCATGCCCGAGGTTATGCCCACAGGTCAGTGGGAGGGCCCCGTGTGCTTATGGGGCAGAAAGGAAGGGCCTCACCAAAAGGAATGAGAGGTCTCTGCTCTCCTCCTGAGGAACAGTACCCATGATTCTTTTGTCCCGAGGGATTCTAGCCTCCCTATCCAGGGATGCTCATGGGCCATTTCCACTTCCCTACAGGGACCTGAAGCCCACCAATATCTTGCTTGGAGATGAGGGGCAGCCAATTTTAATGGACTTGGGTTCCATGAATCAAGCTTGCATCCATGTGGAGGGCTCCCGCCAGGCTCTAGCCCTGCAGGTAAAAGAGTGTCCAGGTTTCTTTCCCCTCCTGTTCCCCATCCTCAACCTTTTCTTTGGCCTGCCCCAGTTTGATCACGTGACCATGACCTGTGCCCCTCATTTGAGCTGTGGGGCCACTGTTCCAGGATTGGGCAGCCCAGCGATGCACCATCTCCTACCGAGCCCCAGAGCTTTTCTCCGTGCAGAGCCACTGTGTCATTGACGAGCGCACTGATGTCTGGGTGAGGAGCGTGTGGCCGGGCACATGGCGGGGGAGGAGTGCTGTTCTGCCTGCTGTGTGACGGAGGGGTGGGACTTTGGTTTCAAAAGCATGGGGCCCCAGGAACCATGTATGTCCCCATCCCCCTCGACTTCCTTCCTGGGAACTGTCACTGACATGGTACTCAGCTGCTCAGGAAGTGGTATAATCCTGCCCTTCTACCAGACTGAGTAGAGCTAAGTGGCAAGGCTGAAGGCAGTGGTCAAGCAAGGGGTACAGAGGCCTCCAGCGAACTGGCAGTTTCTCTGGACTCTGGTGATGTCCTGTGGCTGAAGTCAGCATATTCTTTCTAGCTTACGAAGTCACCTTTCACTACAGGATAAGAGGAGAGATAATCACCTCCGTTGGTCCCCTGCCAAGGAATAACCAAGTTATGCTCAGTCCCTAGGCTGCGTGCTCTACGCCATGATGTTTGGGGAAGGCCCGTATGACATGGTGTTCCAGAAGGGTGACAGCGTGgcccttgctgtgcagaaccaACTCAGCATCCCGCAGAGCCCCAGGTGAGCAATAAAAGGGACACCAAAACATTTCAGACTCCTCTCTGCCATTAGCAGAGTTGGAACCTTAGCACGGGGAACAGCGACCCTCTAGTCACTCTGCCCACCTCCTTCCACAGGCATTCTTCAGCCTTGCGGCAGCTGCTAACCTCCATGATGACTGTAGATCCCCAGCAGCGCCctcctgtttctctccttctcagtcAGTTGGAGGCACTGCAACCCCCAGCTTCAGGCCAGCACACCACCCAAATCTGAATGAACCAGTGGCCACATTGAGAAGGTGGCCCCTGTGCCTTGGCTCCCATCCCTCAGAACCTCCATCCAGTCTCTCCAGGGCTGCTTTCTTGTCACTGGGGCAGGTGGATGGGACAGTTGACTCAGTCTTatttctctgcttctgctctctgatCTCCAAGAGCAACAACTGGACAGGGGGACTGACCGAGTTGGGGTGGACgaggctgggagagggggaaaagggaaatggATAGAATTATAAAGGCTCTGAGCAGGACTGCAGAGCCTACATCATGGTCTGCCTTCACATCTGGGAGCAGGAGAATGTATAAATAGAAGAATAAAGTGAAAGCAGCTTGGTGTGGATCTTAGTCTCATTGTtcctggagggagagagaagaggggccaGGGCCCTGAGGTCTGGTTGCCATTTCCAAGGGAACAGACTGGGAAGAGGGACTGGCTTCGTGAGGAGTGACATGACTTCGTCCTTCCACCTAAGGAGGCAGGTGTCCTTACCGGAGACCTGGCTGGCTGGAGGAGGCATATCTTCTCCCAGCCTGTCTCAGAAACTTACACTGTTCTGGATCGAGTTGGCTTGTGTGCTAAGAACTGGGaccatgccccccccaccccagaagcaCATTCAGTTTGTTCTTCATTCCCAGGAGTGGGTAGCTGAGTCAGAGCAGCCCAGCCGGTTTGCCAGGCAAGGGCTTTTGGGTGGAGACACCTGAGGAAGCTTTTGGACCAAAGCTGAGCAAGTCTCTCCCGGCCTCagcctgggggtgaggggagtggAGGTGGCAGCCGTTTGGCCCCGAGTTTCTCCCAGAGGGTTCTAGCACACACATGGTTAATGATTAATGAGGCCCGTGTGGCGTGGCTGTATCCAGCTGCCACTTCCTGCCCTACTCTGCTGAGTAAACAGGGgccctggctttgctgggctgaAACCTGTTCCCTAGGGAAGGGCACTGCGTCCCTGAATCaccagggagggaaagggaagggcagGGCTGACATCTTCTGCTCCCAAGATTGAAGCTTcatccccatccccccaaccccccctgcAGCCATGCTCACCCCCACATGTTGACGTCGATGTGGGTCCTGGGGTGCCTATTAGCAATGTTGGCATTTcccccagggccctggcaggAGGCTCCCTGGGCTAGCATAGAGGCTGAggtcagaaagaaagaacaaacagagGGGAGACGACCTGACTTTAATGGCACAACCCTAGGCCCCAGCAATGCAGCAAGAGAGACAGCTGTGCGAAGCTGCTCAGAGGTGCGGTGACACAGACAACGCTAGGAGATTGCCCTTGTCCCTTCCCATCCCCCAAGCTCATgactaggctccatgcccagcaactGTGGGCCAGCCCAGTCCTGGTCCCAGGCCCTCATGACGCACAGAAGTGCCCGGGGCCAAGCTTCCAGAATCGGTGAAtgcagaagcagcaggaagaaCAGGGTGGCAGTCTAACTCAAATACAGAAACTGCTGGACTTAAACTCCTACTTGGAAAGGAAGTGAAAACTTGTGTCTTTCAACAGCTTGCAGCTGGACGCACAGGTCCGGGAGTAAGTCCTCATTTCCTGTCTACCATCCTGGGCACCCTGGGGGTCTTACATCAAGGTCCCCGGGGTCATGTTTCCTTGGGCCTGGCATGGACCCCTTGGCAGGTCTCACCTTCAGCCACAGAAGGGAAAGGGGTCACAGGCAGCAAAAATGagggcagcagcagaagcagcaggcagcagcagcacagagaggaaggcagcagAAGCTCAAGCACTCACAGAGGGGACAAGAAACCGTGCAAGGAGACTGTTTATTTCGAAAGGATTTTGCAATAAACATAGTGAGTGGGGTCCAGGCAGTTGTTCTATTCTTCTCCCTCGTCCTCATCCTCATAGGAGTCGATGCCCACCTCCTCGTAATCCTTCTCCAGGGCAGCCATATCCTCCCGGGCCTCCGAGAACTCCCCCTCCTCCATGCCCTCACCCACATACCAGTGCACAAAGGCCCTCTTGGCGTACATCAGGTCGAACTTGTGGTCCAGGCGGGCCCAGGCCTCGGCGATGGCGGTCGTGTTGCTCAGCATGCACACGGCGCGCTGCACCTTGGCCAGGTCGCCCCCGGGCACCACGGTGGGGGGCTGGTAGTTGATCCCGACCTTGAAGCCCGTGGGGCACCAGTCCACGAACTGAATACTGCGCTTGGTCTTGATGGCGGCGATGGCGGCGTTGACGTCCTTGGGCACCACGTCACCCCGGTACAGCAGGCAGCAGGCCATGTACTTGCCGTGGCGGGGGTCACACTTGACCATCTGGTTGGCAGGCTCGAAGCAGGCGTTGGTGATCTCTGCCACCGACAGCTGCTCGTGGTAGGCCTTCTCCGCAGAGATGACCGGCGCGTAGGTGGCCAGGGGGAAGTGGATGCGGGGGTAGGGCACCAGGTTGGTCTGGAACTCCGTCAGGTCCACGTTGAGGGCCCCGTCGAAGCGCAGGGAGGCCGTGATGGAGGACACGATCTGGCTGATGAGCCGGTTGAGGTTGGTGTAGGTGGGGCGCTCGATGTCCAGGTTGCGGCGGCAGATGTCGTAGATGGCCTCGTTGTCCACCATGAAGGCACAGTCCGAGTGCTCCAGGGTGGTGTGGGTGGTCAGGATGGAGTTGTAGGGCTCCACCACGGCCGTGGACACCTGGGGCGCGGGGTAGATGGAGAACTCCAGCTTGGATTTCTTGCCATAGTCAACCGAGAGCCGCTCCATCAGGAGGGAGGTGAAGCCCGAGCCGGTGCCCCCTCCGAAGCTGTGGAAGACCAGGAAGCCTTGGAGTCCTGTGCACTGGTCAGACTgaaaggcaggaaagagaaagagcatgtagGTATGTCAGGGGCCTGTAGAGCTCTACCTTCTGACTCCACAAATGCCTGAACCCTTTCAGGAGTCAGGGCCAAGACTAGGAAATATCTCATAGCAGCAGCATAAGATAGTAAAATTAGAGATGACCCCCCCAACATGGgtcctggaaaaaaataatttcctgacCATTAGCATCATCTCAAAAGCCCCCTCCCTTCCATCCCAGATTCTCACCAGCTTGCGGATCCGGTCCAGCACTGGGTCGATGATCTCCTTGCCAATGGTATAGTGACCACGGGCATAGTTGTTAGCAGCGTCCTCCTTCCCAGTGATGAGCTGCTCTGGGTGGAAGAGCTGCCGGTATGGGCCATTT encodes:
- the LOC122897977 gene encoding beta-galactosidase-1-like protein, yielding MAPKKPLCLPALLLPLLTLLLPQAGTRSFVVDRENDRFLLDGAPFRYVSGSLHYFRVPRVLWADRLFKMRMSGLNAVQFYVPWNYHEPQPGVYNFNGSRDLFAFLNEASLANLLVILRPGPYICAEWDMGGLPAWLLQKPDIHLRTSDPGELRQHF
- the LOC122897975 gene encoding serine/threonine-protein kinase 16 isoform X1 — encoded protein: MGHALCVCSRGTVIIDNKRYLFIQKLGEGGFSYVDLVEGLHDGHFYALKRILCHEQQDREEAQREADMHRLFHHPNILRLVAYCLRERGTKHEAWLLLPFFKRGTLWNEIERLKDKGNFLTEDQILQLLLGICRGLEAIHARGYAHRDLKPTNILLGDEGQPILMDLGSMNQACIHVEGSRQALALQDWAAQRCTISYRAPELFSVQSHCVIDERTDVWSLGCVLYAMMFGEGPYDMVFQKGDSVALAVQNQLSIPQSPRHSSALRQLLTSMMTVDPQQRPPVSLLLSQLEALQPPASGQHTTQI
- the LOC122897975 gene encoding serine/threonine-protein kinase 16 isoform X2, translating into MGHALCVCSRGTVIIDNKRYLFIQKLGEGDLKPTNILLGDEGQPILMDLGSMNQACIHVEGSRQALALQDWAAQRCTISYRAPELFSVQSHCVIDERTDVWSLGCVLYAMMFGEGPYDMVFQKGDSVALAVQNQLSIPQSPRHSSALRQLLTSMMTVDPQQRPPVSLLLSQLEALQPPASGQHTTQI
- the LOC122897974 gene encoding tubulin alpha-4A chain → MRECISVHVGQAGVQMGNACWELYCLEHGIQPDGQMPSDKTIGGGDDSFTTFFCETGAGKHVPRAVFVDLEPTVIDEIRNGPYRQLFHPEQLITGKEDAANNYARGHYTIGKEIIDPVLDRIRKLSDQCTGLQGFLVFHSFGGGTGSGFTSLLMERLSVDYGKKSKLEFSIYPAPQVSTAVVEPYNSILTTHTTLEHSDCAFMVDNEAIYDICRRNLDIERPTYTNLNRLISQIVSSITASLRFDGALNVDLTEFQTNLVPYPRIHFPLATYAPVISAEKAYHEQLSVAEITNACFEPANQMVKCDPRHGKYMACCLLYRGDVVPKDVNAAIAAIKTKRSIQFVDWCPTGFKVGINYQPPTVVPGGDLAKVQRAVCMLSNTTAIAEAWARLDHKFDLMYAKRAFVHWYVGEGMEEGEFSEAREDMAALEKDYEEVGIDSYEDEDEGEE